One window of the Piliocolobus tephrosceles isolate RC106 chromosome 17, ASM277652v3, whole genome shotgun sequence genome contains the following:
- the LOC111525713 gene encoding zinc finger protein 85-like gives MGLSAQAHWKPSHNQLGVAEKFEDVQSRTVSVRQEWLILLTLSGPLTFMDVAIEFSLKEWQCLDTAQQNLYRDVMLENYRNLVFLDLITYLEQGKEPWNMKRHETVAKPLVMCSYFAQDLWPEQNIKHSFQKVILRRYGKCRDENLPLRKDCKSVDDCKMHKRIYEKLNRCLTATQNKTFLCYKSVNVIYKFSNSNRCKTRHPKKKPFKCSKCDKSFCMLSHLIQHKIIHTRVNSYKCEECGKAFNRSSYLTTHKIIHTGEKPYKCEECGKAFKHPSTLSKHKRIRGGDNSCQCEECGKAFKQLSNLNNHKIIHIGEKPYKCEECGKAFNHSSTLRKHKIIHSGEKPYKCEECGKAFNQPSNLSIHKSLHTVEKAYKCEECGKSINCFSNLTRHKRIHTGEQPYTWEECGKAFNCSPILITHKAIHTTEKPYKCEQ, from the exons ATGGGGCTGTCAGCCCAGGCTCACTGGAAACCCTCTCACAATCAGCTGGGTGTTGCTGAGAAATTTGAGGATGTCCAGAGCAGAACTGTGTCAGTCAGACAAGAGTGGTTAATTCTGCTAACTCTCAGT GGACCATTGACATTTATGGATGTGGCCATAGAATTTTCTCTGAAAGAGTGGCAATGCCTGGACACTGCACAACAGAATTTATATAGAGATGTGATGTTAGAGAACTACAGAAACCTGGTCTTTCTCG ACCTGATCACCTATCTGGAGCAAGGAAAAGAGCCTTGGAATATGAAGAGACACGAGACTGTAGCCAAACCCCTAG ttatgtGTTCTTATTTTGCCCAAGACCTTTGGCCAGAGCAGAACATAAAACATTCATTTCAAAAAGTGATACTGAGAAGATATGGAAAATGTAGAGATGAGAATTTACCACTAAGAAAAGACTGTAAAAGTGTGGATGATTGTAAAATGCACAAAAGAATTTATGAGAAACTTAACAGATGTTTGACAGCTACCCAGAACAAAACATTTCTATGTTATAAATCTGTAAATGTCATTTacaaattttcaaattcaaatagaTGTAAGACAAGACATCCTAAAAAGAAACCTTTTAAATGTAGCAAATGTGACAAATCATTTTGCATGCTTTCACATCTAATtcaacataaaataattcatactAGAGTGAAttcctacaaatgtgaagaatgtggcaaagcctttaaccgATCCTCATACCTTACTACACacaagataattcatactggagagaaaccatacaaatgtgaagaatgtggcaaggCTTTTAAGCACCCATCAACCCTTAGTAAACATAAGAGAATTCGTGGTGGAGATAATTCCTGCcaatgtgaagaatgtggaaaagctttTAAGCAGTTATCAAACCTTAATAACCATAAGATAATTCATattggagagaaaccctacaaatgtgaagaatgtggaaaagctttTAATCACTCCTCAACACTTAGGAAACATAAGATAATCCATAGTGGAGAAAAACCCTA caaatgtgaagaatgtggcaaagctttcaACCAGCCATCAAACCTTAGTATACATAAGAGCCTTCATACTGTAGAGAAggcttacaaatgtgaagaatgtggaaaATCTATTAACTGTTTCTCAAACCTTACTagacataagagaattcatactggagagcaACCCTACACATgggaagaatgtggcaaagcctttaactgTTCCCCAATCCTTATTACACATAAGGCAATTCATACTacagagaaaccctacaaatgtgaacaGTAG